A window from Longimicrobium sp. encodes these proteins:
- a CDS encoding amino acid adenylation domain-containing protein, with amino-acid sequence MPEVDSTAGLSRLQKQELLRKILAEKRRPRTEPASYAQERLWFLDRLAPGSSTFNIPVGWRLGGALDEAALERSLGEIVRRHEALRTTFAEVDGAPVQVIAPFGGFVLPIDDLSRLADVDREAEVRRRAGEEARRPFELSAGPLFRAVLLRVDEEDHVLLLTMHHIVSDGWSLGVLFRELSSLYGAYHEGRKSPLAELPVQYADYAVWQREQLEGESLKWQLSYWKERLAGAPRVLDLPTDRPRPAVRTHRGSAVWTELSPEVLERLQALGRSEGATLFMTLLGAFQVLLSKYSGSEDIVVGSSIAGRTSGEVEELIGFFINSLVLRTDLGGDPSFREVLRRVRAVTLGAYEHQDLPFEKLVAELQPERSLSHSPLFQVSFSLNNPDGSGLGLPGLRIEPVYPDAETAKSDLSLAFVNDPRGLRAALNYSTDLFDEGTARRMLGHLERVLEQVAAEANVRLSRLDLLGEAERALVLGEWNATEAEVPAELCIHHLFEAQVERAPGAVAVSYEAESLSYAELNARANRLAHHLKGRGVGPDVRVGICMERSLEMAVALLAILKAGGAYVPLDPAYPADRLRQMLQESRPRLLLAHAATGTLFADSDIPAIDVEADAPEWAGRPATNPDRGNLTPDHLCYVIYTSGSTGRPKGVMNVHRNVVNRLVWGQEAWGMGPAMLCKTSLNFDGSLRELFWPWSVGARVVLARPEGHRDPDYLLETLHREGITTVNLVPSMLQVLLEHPRVELCTGLERVLCGGEALPVALLQRFHERLPHVALHNLYGPSEAATALAALHCAPEEARATVPIGRPTGNVRVYLVDGAGRPVPVGVPGELLIGGAGVARGYLGRSDLTAERFVPDPFGGEPGARLYRTGDLARWLADGRIEFLGRNDFQVKIRGFRVEPGEVEAALASHAAVREALVVAREDGPGDRQLVAYVVGEVETDALREHLRQSLPEYMVPAAFVVLDRIPLNPNGKVDRTALPAPEYGAAEDAYVAPRTPAEEVLAGIWAEVLRLERVGVRDNFFELGGHSLLATRVVSRIREVFGVELPLRALFEGPTTAEMAARVEEMRRAELPVLPPVVPVERTGALPLSFAQERLWFIDQLEPGSAVYNIPMAWRLGGALDGAALERSLSEIVRRHESLRTTFTEVDGSPVQVIVPFGGFSLPVEDLSSEADREAAVRRRVGEEARRAFD; translated from the coding sequence ATGCCTGAAGTCGATTCCACCGCCGGACTGTCCCGCCTCCAGAAGCAGGAGCTGCTCCGGAAGATCCTGGCCGAGAAGAGGCGGCCGCGCACGGAGCCGGCGTCCTACGCGCAGGAGCGGCTCTGGTTCTTGGACCGGCTCGCCCCGGGGAGCAGCACCTTCAACATCCCCGTGGGATGGCGCCTGGGCGGCGCCCTGGACGAGGCGGCGCTGGAGCGGAGCTTGGGCGAGATCGTCCGGCGTCACGAGGCGCTGCGGACCACGTTCGCGGAAGTCGACGGCGCGCCCGTGCAGGTGATCGCGCCCTTTGGCGGGTTCGTGCTTCCGATCGACGATCTCTCCCGGCTCGCGGACGTGGATCGCGAAGCCGAAGTCCGGCGCCGCGCCGGCGAGGAGGCGCGGCGTCCGTTCGAACTCTCGGCCGGGCCGCTCTTCCGCGCGGTGCTGCTGCGGGTGGACGAGGAAGACCACGTGCTGCTGCTCACGATGCACCACATCGTCAGCGACGGGTGGAGCCTGGGGGTTCTCTTCCGCGAGCTGTCGTCGCTGTACGGGGCGTACCACGAGGGCAGAAAGTCGCCGCTCGCGGAGCTGCCGGTGCAGTACGCCGACTACGCCGTCTGGCAGCGCGAGCAGTTGGAGGGGGAGTCGCTGAAGTGGCAGCTCTCGTACTGGAAGGAGCGTCTGGCGGGCGCGCCCAGGGTGCTCGACCTGCCCACCGACCGTCCCCGTCCGGCGGTGCGGACGCACCGGGGCTCCGCCGTCTGGACGGAGCTCTCCCCGGAGGTGCTGGAGCGGCTGCAGGCGCTGGGACGGAGCGAGGGCGCGACGCTGTTCATGACGCTGCTGGGCGCCTTCCAGGTGCTCCTCTCGAAGTACAGCGGGAGCGAGGACATCGTCGTGGGGAGCTCGATCGCCGGGCGTACGAGCGGGGAGGTGGAGGAGCTGATCGGCTTCTTCATCAACTCCCTGGTGCTGCGGACGGATCTCGGTGGGGATCCGAGCTTCCGGGAGGTGCTGCGGCGGGTGCGGGCGGTGACGCTGGGCGCGTACGAGCACCAGGATCTTCCCTTCGAGAAGCTGGTGGCCGAGCTGCAGCCGGAGCGGTCCCTGAGCCACTCGCCGCTCTTCCAGGTGTCGTTCTCGCTGAACAACCCGGACGGCTCCGGGCTCGGCCTGCCGGGGCTGCGGATCGAGCCCGTCTACCCGGACGCCGAGACCGCGAAGTCCGACCTGAGCCTCGCGTTCGTGAATGACCCGCGGGGTCTGAGGGCGGCTCTGAACTACAGCACGGACCTGTTCGACGAGGGCACCGCCCGGCGGATGCTGGGGCACCTGGAGCGGGTGCTGGAGCAGGTCGCCGCGGAAGCGAACGTGCGCCTCTCGCGGCTGGACCTGCTCGGCGAGGCGGAGCGCGCGCTGGTGCTGGGGGAGTGGAACGCGACGGAGGCGGAGGTTCCCGCCGAGCTGTGCATCCACCACCTCTTCGAGGCGCAGGTGGAGCGCGCGCCGGGGGCGGTGGCGGTCTCGTACGAAGCCGAGTCGCTCTCGTACGCGGAGTTGAACGCGCGCGCCAACCGGCTCGCCCACCACCTGAAGGGCCGCGGCGTGGGACCGGACGTGCGGGTGGGGATCTGCATGGAGCGCAGCCTGGAGATGGCCGTGGCGCTGCTGGCCATCCTCAAGGCGGGCGGCGCCTACGTCCCGCTCGACCCGGCATATCCGGCGGACCGGCTGCGCCAGATGCTCCAGGAGAGCCGTCCCCGGCTCCTGCTGGCGCACGCGGCGACCGGGACGCTCTTCGCGGACTCGGACATCCCGGCGATCGACGTCGAAGCCGACGCGCCGGAGTGGGCGGGCCGTCCCGCGACCAACCCGGATCGTGGGAATCTCACTCCCGACCACCTGTGCTACGTCATCTACACCTCGGGCTCCACGGGGAGACCCAAGGGGGTGATGAACGTCCATCGCAACGTGGTCAACCGGCTGGTCTGGGGGCAGGAGGCCTGGGGGATGGGCCCGGCGATGCTCTGCAAGACGTCGCTGAACTTCGACGGGTCCCTGCGCGAGCTGTTCTGGCCGTGGAGCGTGGGCGCGCGGGTGGTCCTCGCCCGTCCGGAGGGTCACCGCGACCCGGACTACCTGCTGGAGACGCTGCACCGGGAGGGGATCACCACGGTGAACCTCGTCCCCTCCATGCTGCAGGTCCTGCTGGAGCACCCCAGGGTGGAGCTCTGCACGGGGCTGGAGCGGGTGCTCTGCGGGGGCGAGGCGCTGCCGGTCGCGCTGCTGCAGCGCTTCCACGAGCGGCTGCCGCACGTGGCGCTCCACAACCTCTACGGTCCTTCCGAGGCGGCCACGGCCCTGGCGGCGCTCCACTGCGCGCCGGAGGAAGCGCGGGCCACGGTGCCCATCGGGCGTCCGACGGGGAACGTGCGCGTGTACCTGGTGGACGGGGCGGGGCGGCCGGTGCCGGTGGGCGTGCCCGGAGAGCTGCTCATCGGGGGCGCGGGGGTGGCGCGCGGCTACCTGGGGCGCTCCGACCTGACGGCGGAGCGGTTCGTCCCCGATCCCTTCGGTGGCGAGCCCGGCGCGCGGCTGTACCGGACGGGAGACCTGGCCCGGTGGCTGGCGGACGGCAGGATCGAGTTCCTGGGGCGGAACGACTTCCAGGTGAAGATCCGCGGCTTCCGCGTCGAGCCGGGAGAGGTGGAGGCGGCGCTGGCGTCGCACGCGGCGGTGCGCGAGGCCCTGGTGGTGGCGCGCGAGGACGGGCCGGGTGACCGGCAGCTGGTGGCGTACGTGGTGGGCGAGGTGGAGACGGACGCGCTGCGCGAGCACCTGCGCCAGAGCCTGCCGGAGTACATGGTGCCGGCCGCCTTCGTCGTCCTCGACCGGATTCCGCTGAACCCGAACGGGAAGGTGGACCGCACGGCGCTGCCGGCGCCGGAGTACGGGGCGGCGGAGGACGCGTACGTGGCGCCGCGGACGCCGGCCGAGGAGGTGCTGGCGGGGATCTGGGCGGAGGTGCTGCGCCTGGAGCGGGTGGGGGTGCGCGACAACTTCTTCGAGTTGGGCGGGCACTCGCTGCTCGCCACGCGGGTGGTCTCGCGCATCCGGGAGGTGTTCGGCGTCGAGCTGCCGCTGCGGGCGCTGTTCGAGGGGCCGACGACCGCGGAGATGGCCGCGCGCGTGGAGGAGATGCGGCGCGCGGAGCTGCCGGTGCTTCCGCCGGTGGTGCCGGTGGAGCGGACGGGGGCGCTGCCGCTCTCCTTCGCGCAGGAGCGGCTCTGGTTCATC